In a genomic window of Hyphomonas sp.:
- the lpdA gene encoding dihydrolipoyl dehydrogenase, translating to MSTQYDLIVIGSGPGGYVAAIRASQLGMKTAIVERESLGGICLNWGCIPTKALLRSAEVLRLAKHGKDYGLKIDKADFDLDAVVKRSRGVANQLSTGVKFLMKKNKIDVIEGTARLEKGAPAPKVIVKDASGKDTTYQAKHVMLATGARARDIPQAGLVADKKLIWTYREAMTPDVMPKRLLVIGSGAIGIEFASFYHELGADVTVAEVMDRILPVEDEEISKLAEKDFKKQGLNIVTGARVENLKAGKSSVTADITDKTGKKESKEFDRVILAVGIVGNVENLGLEALGVKIEKTHVTVDSFGRTGVPGLYAIGDLTGPPWLAHKASHEGVVCVEGIAGANHAEPFDPWNVPGCTYAHPQVASVGLTEKAAKEKGYDIKVGRFPFIGNGKAIALGESDGLVKTIFDKKTGELLGAHMIGAEVTELIQGYVIARQGELTEQDLAHTIFPHPTISETMHESVLDAEGRVIHV from the coding sequence ATGAGCACGCAATATGATCTCATCGTGATCGGGTCGGGTCCGGGCGGCTATGTGGCGGCCATCCGCGCCTCGCAGCTTGGCATGAAGACCGCCATCGTCGAACGCGAGAGCCTTGGCGGTATTTGTCTTAATTGGGGCTGCATTCCGACCAAGGCCCTGCTGCGCTCTGCCGAAGTGCTCCGGTTGGCAAAGCACGGCAAGGATTATGGCCTGAAGATCGACAAGGCCGATTTCGATCTCGATGCGGTTGTCAAACGCTCGCGGGGCGTCGCCAATCAGCTGTCGACCGGCGTCAAATTCCTGATGAAGAAGAACAAGATCGACGTCATTGAAGGGACGGCCCGACTGGAAAAAGGCGCCCCGGCGCCGAAAGTCATCGTCAAGGATGCGTCTGGCAAGGACACAACCTATCAGGCCAAGCATGTCATGCTGGCCACCGGCGCCCGCGCGCGGGATATTCCGCAAGCCGGACTGGTTGCCGACAAGAAGCTGATCTGGACCTATCGTGAAGCCATGACTCCTGACGTGATGCCGAAGCGTCTGCTCGTCATCGGATCCGGCGCAATCGGGATCGAGTTTGCCAGTTTCTATCACGAACTTGGCGCAGACGTGACCGTTGCCGAAGTGATGGATCGGATCCTGCCGGTAGAGGACGAGGAAATTTCGAAACTCGCCGAGAAGGACTTCAAGAAGCAGGGCCTGAACATCGTCACCGGAGCCAGGGTCGAGAACCTGAAGGCTGGTAAGTCCAGCGTGACTGCAGACATCACCGACAAGACAGGAAAGAAGGAGTCGAAGGAATTCGACCGCGTGATCCTGGCGGTTGGAATTGTCGGCAATGTCGAAAATCTCGGCCTGGAAGCGCTCGGCGTGAAAATCGAGAAGACCCATGTGACGGTCGACAGTTTCGGACGCACCGGCGTGCCCGGCCTGTATGCCATCGGTGACCTGACCGGACCGCCCTGGCTGGCGCACAAGGCCTCCCATGAAGGCGTTGTGTGCGTCGAAGGCATTGCCGGTGCCAATCATGCTGAACCCTTCGATCCGTGGAATGTGCCCGGTTGCACCTATGCCCATCCCCAGGTGGCCAGTGTCGGTCTGACCGAAAAGGCCGCCAAGGAGAAAGGCTACGACATCAAGGTCGGCCGCTTCCCCTTCATCGGCAATGGCAAGGCCATCGCGCTTGGTGAGTCCGACGGCCTGGTGAAAACGATCTTCGACAAGAAGACCGGTGAATTGCTGGGTGCACACATGATTGGCGCGGAAGTGACCGAGCTGATCCAGGGCTATGTCATTGCCCGGCAGGGTGAACTGACCGAGCAGGATCTGGCGCACACGATCTTCCCGCATCCGACCATTTCCGAAACCATGCACGAATCCGTACTGGACGCCGAAGGGCGGGTCATCCACGTCTAG
- a CDS encoding Nramp family divalent metal transporter, translating into MSRRFGPGMLVAAGFVGPGTVTACTLAGANYGFALIWALVFATVATIVLQEMAARLGLASGHGLAASMIAPENGPVVKWTIMALGISAIGVGNSAYEAGNLAGGALGVEAIIGTAAITHGHIVVVLSVIAAGFLLFGHYRHIEKLLIGLVLIMSLAFVGSLLITRPDLSAWIAGLVPRLPDQSLLTAMALIGTTIVPYNLFLHAATVRDKWEPHSDTSIRHARTDTVVSIGLGGLVSILILSTAGASLFGTGIEVASAADMADAIEPAYGPVAKYLVGLGLFAAGLSSAITAPLATAYALSEFGGFPRNGRVFRAITLTVLIIGALAALLHVRPVSLILFAQVANGLILPILAVFLLIAMNRRDLLGKHVNSSLANLLGGLVVLITFGLGLRLILRALNVWV; encoded by the coding sequence ATGAGCCGCAGATTCGGGCCGGGCATGCTGGTTGCGGCCGGCTTTGTCGGACCCGGAACGGTGACCGCCTGCACGCTCGCCGGCGCCAATTATGGGTTTGCTCTGATCTGGGCGCTCGTCTTCGCAACGGTCGCGACGATCGTTCTGCAGGAAATGGCGGCACGGCTCGGCCTCGCCTCCGGGCACGGGCTCGCGGCCTCCATGATCGCTCCGGAGAATGGGCCGGTGGTGAAATGGACGATCATGGCGCTCGGCATCTCTGCCATTGGCGTCGGGAATTCAGCGTATGAAGCGGGAAACCTCGCCGGTGGCGCGCTGGGCGTTGAAGCCATCATCGGTACCGCGGCGATTACGCATGGTCACATCGTGGTCGTGCTGTCCGTCATAGCGGCAGGATTTCTCCTGTTCGGACACTATCGGCACATCGAAAAACTGCTCATTGGACTGGTCCTCATCATGAGCCTGGCCTTTGTGGGCAGTCTGCTCATCACACGGCCTGACCTGTCGGCCTGGATCGCCGGGCTTGTGCCGCGCCTTCCGGATCAGAGCCTGCTGACGGCAATGGCGCTCATCGGCACGACGATCGTTCCGTACAATCTCTTCCTTCACGCCGCGACCGTACGTGACAAATGGGAGCCGCATTCCGACACCAGCATTCGGCACGCGCGCACCGATACGGTGGTCTCGATCGGATTGGGTGGTCTCGTGTCCATCCTGATCCTGTCGACAGCCGGGGCAAGCCTGTTCGGCACGGGGATCGAGGTCGCGTCCGCTGCGGACATGGCCGATGCCATTGAACCCGCCTATGGCCCGGTGGCGAAATATCTCGTCGGGCTGGGATTGTTCGCGGCCGGTCTTTCGTCCGCCATTACCGCTCCGCTCGCCACAGCTTATGCCTTGTCGGAGTTTGGTGGTTTTCCCCGCAATGGCAGGGTCTTTCGCGCCATTACGCTGACCGTGCTGATCATTGGCGCGCTGGCCGCCCTTCTACACGTTCGGCCCGTCAGCCTGATCCTGTTTGCCCAAGTGGCCAATGGCCTGATCCTGCCCATTCTGGCGGTCTTCCTGCTGATTGCCATGAACCGCCGGGATCTCTTGGGCAAGCACGTCAATTCCAGTCTTGCCAATTTGCTGGGAGGTCTGGTCGTCCTGATCACGTTCGGCCTCGGCTTGCGCCTGATCCTGCGCGCCCTAAATGTCTGGGTATGA
- the rpmF gene encoding 50S ribosomal protein L32, producing the protein MAVPKSKVSKSRRGMRRSHDRLDMNTYIEDAESGELRRPHHIDLKTGMYRGRQVLEPRDDI; encoded by the coding sequence ATGGCAGTCCCCAAGAGCAAAGTCTCCAAGTCCCGCCGCGGCATGCGTCGTTCGCACGACCGCCTCGACATGAACACCTATATCGAAGACGCGGAGTCCGGTGAGCTGCGCCGCCCGCACCATATCGACCTGAAGACCGGCATGTATCGTGGTCGTCAGGTGCTCGAGCCGCGCGACGACATCTAA
- a CDS encoding pyruvate dehydrogenase complex E1 component subunit beta, whose product MSVDILMPALSPTMEEGTLSKWLKQEGDSISSGDVIAEIETDKATMEVEAVDEGVLAKILVPEGTEGVKVNAVIAVLAEEGEDASSVEAKGDGSATQKAPEPDAPASDAGDSAPEQVDAPKAAVLSDPAIPEGTSFTETTVRDALRDAMAEEMRRDETVFVMGEEVAEYQGAYKVTRELLQEFGARRVVDTPITEHGFAGLGVGAAFAGLKPIVEFMTFNFAMQAIDQIVNSAAKTLYMSGGQMGCPIVFRGPNGAATRVGAQHSQDYSAWYGQIPGLKVVAPYDAADAKGLLKAAIRDPNPVVFLEHELLYGNSFPVPDLDDHVLPLGKAAIKRTGSDVTLVAHSRMVGFALQAAETLAEQGIDAEVIDLRTIRPLDTDTVIESVKKTNRIVCCEEGWRFFGVGAEIAATVTAEAFDYLDAPPARVHQKDVPLPYAANLEALSLPGANDIVEAARRVCYVD is encoded by the coding sequence ATGTCCGTAGATATTCTCATGCCCGCCCTGTCGCCGACCATGGAAGAGGGCACCTTGTCGAAATGGCTGAAGCAGGAAGGCGACTCGATCTCTTCCGGCGACGTCATCGCTGAAATCGAAACCGACAAGGCGACAATGGAAGTTGAAGCCGTCGACGAAGGCGTGCTGGCCAAGATACTGGTGCCGGAAGGTACCGAAGGCGTGAAGGTCAACGCAGTGATCGCCGTGCTTGCCGAAGAGGGTGAAGATGCCTCTTCGGTAGAAGCAAAGGGCGATGGCAGTGCCACCCAAAAGGCGCCTGAGCCCGACGCGCCAGCAAGCGATGCTGGCGACAGCGCGCCTGAACAGGTTGATGCGCCAAAGGCCGCCGTATTGTCCGACCCGGCCATTCCCGAAGGAACAAGTTTTACTGAAACCACCGTCCGCGATGCTCTGCGCGATGCCATGGCCGAAGAAATGCGCCGCGACGAAACCGTCTTCGTCATGGGCGAGGAAGTGGCCGAGTATCAAGGGGCCTACAAGGTCACCCGCGAATTGCTGCAGGAATTCGGTGCCCGGCGTGTCGTGGATACACCGATCACGGAACACGGGTTTGCCGGCCTGGGAGTTGGGGCCGCCTTCGCCGGACTGAAACCGATCGTCGAATTCATGACGTTCAATTTCGCCATGCAGGCCATCGACCAGATCGTGAATTCCGCCGCCAAGACCCTCTATATGTCGGGCGGCCAGATGGGATGTCCGATCGTGTTCCGCGGTCCGAATGGTGCGGCCACGCGGGTCGGCGCGCAACACAGCCAGGACTATTCAGCCTGGTACGGTCAAATTCCCGGTCTGAAAGTGGTTGCGCCATATGACGCGGCTGACGCGAAAGGCCTGTTGAAGGCAGCCATCCGGGACCCGAACCCGGTCGTCTTCCTCGAGCATGAACTGCTTTATGGAAACAGCTTCCCCGTGCCGGATCTCGACGATCACGTTCTGCCGCTCGGCAAGGCGGCCATCAAGCGCACGGGGTCCGACGTTACGCTGGTCGCGCATTCCCGCATGGTCGGATTTGCACTCCAGGCAGCCGAGACGCTGGCGGAGCAGGGGATCGATGCGGAAGTCATCGATTTGCGCACCATTCGCCCGCTGGACACCGACACGGTGATCGAAAGCGTGAAAAAGACCAATCGCATCGTCTGTTGTGAAGAAGGCTGGCGGTTCTTCGGTGTCGGCGCAGAAATTGCGGCCACAGTGACAGCGGAAGCGTTCGACTATCTCGATGCGCCACCTGCACGCGTTCACCAGAAAGATGTGCCCCTGCCTTATGCGGCCAATCTGGAGGCGCTCAGCCTGCCGGGCGCGAATGATATTGTCGAAGCCGCACGGAGGGTCTGCTATGTCGACTGA
- the pxpA gene encoding 5-oxoprolinase subunit PxpA, with translation MSRSVCLNSDIGELPGESGRALDRAILDVVSRCSIACGGHAGDDESMRATLKAAKARNVVAGAHPSYPDKANFGRTSMALQPDELDATLRQQVRNLTSLARQAGVTIDHLKPHGALYNDAAGSPDLARTIVRTAREHRIRAIIGPPGSALQQQAELAGLDFLSEGFADRRYNPDGTLVSRTAPDAMLCAIDDQIAQVIRMIELGTVEARDGTTISLQVDTICLHGDTGGAVQSALALRDALQAKGIEIRAQLAA, from the coding sequence ATGAGTCGTTCAGTCTGTCTCAATTCCGATATTGGTGAACTGCCCGGCGAATCCGGCCGGGCGCTGGATCGGGCCATTCTGGATGTGGTCAGCCGGTGCAGCATAGCCTGCGGCGGTCATGCCGGAGACGATGAAAGCATGCGCGCCACCTTGAAAGCGGCAAAAGCCCGGAACGTCGTGGCTGGTGCTCATCCATCCTATCCGGACAAGGCGAATTTCGGCCGAACATCCATGGCGCTGCAGCCTGACGAACTGGACGCCACTCTTCGCCAGCAGGTACGCAATCTGACCAGCCTGGCCCGGCAAGCGGGCGTGACCATCGATCATTTGAAGCCACACGGCGCGCTCTACAATGATGCCGCTGGCAGTCCCGATCTGGCGCGGACAATTGTGCGCACGGCGCGCGAACACCGCATTCGTGCGATTATCGGTCCGCCGGGCTCGGCCCTTCAGCAACAGGCTGAACTCGCGGGGCTGGACTTTCTGTCCGAAGGCTTCGCAGACCGGCGGTACAATCCGGATGGCACGCTGGTATCCCGCACCGCGCCGGATGCCATGCTCTGCGCGATAGATGACCAGATCGCTCAGGTCATCCGCATGATCGAACTTGGCACGGTAGAAGCGCGAGACGGCACCACGATTTCGCTTCAGGTCGATACGATCTGCCTGCATGGTGATACCGGCGGCGCCGTGCAATCAGCACTGGCCCTGCGGGATGCCCTGCAGGCGAAGGGCATCGAAATTCGTGCCCAGCTGGCCGCATGA
- the pdhA gene encoding pyruvate dehydrogenase (acetyl-transferring) E1 component subunit alpha, which translates to MATKAKSTKKAPSKAGKAEMLKYYRDMLLIRRFEEKAGQLYGMGKIAGFCHLYIGQEAVVTGMQACLKEGDQIITGYRDHGHMLACDMDPRGVMAELTGRIGGLSKGKGGSMHMFSKEKNFYGGHGIVGAQVPIGTGLAFANKYRGLDNVAVAYFGDGAANQGQVYEAFNMASLWDLPVVYVIENNMYAMGTSVARHASETELYKRGISFEIEGEEVDGMDVLAVRAAGEKAVKYARSGKGPYILEMKTYRYRGHSMSDPAKYRKREEVDDIRSHHDPIEGLKAQLLELGHASEDELKNIDKEIKGIVKEAADFSLESPEPDPSELWTDVLKDVEVA; encoded by the coding sequence ATGGCGACTAAAGCAAAAAGTACCAAAAAGGCACCTTCCAAGGCCGGCAAGGCGGAGATGCTGAAATACTATCGGGACATGCTCCTGATCCGACGGTTCGAGGAAAAGGCGGGCCAACTCTACGGCATGGGCAAGATTGCCGGCTTCTGCCACCTCTATATCGGCCAGGAAGCCGTCGTAACCGGTATGCAGGCCTGCCTCAAAGAAGGCGACCAGATCATCACCGGGTATCGCGATCATGGTCACATGCTGGCCTGCGACATGGATCCACGCGGTGTCATGGCCGAACTGACCGGACGCATTGGCGGCCTCTCGAAAGGGAAGGGCGGCTCGATGCACATGTTCTCCAAGGAAAAGAATTTCTATGGCGGGCACGGCATTGTCGGCGCCCAGGTGCCCATCGGCACCGGCCTGGCCTTCGCCAACAAGTATCGCGGCCTGGACAACGTTGCCGTCGCGTATTTCGGCGATGGCGCCGCCAATCAGGGCCAGGTCTATGAAGCCTTCAACATGGCGTCTCTCTGGGACCTTCCCGTCGTCTATGTCATCGAGAACAACATGTACGCCATGGGCACCAGTGTTGCCCGCCACGCCTCGGAAACCGAATTGTACAAACGGGGCATCTCTTTCGAGATTGAAGGCGAGGAAGTGGACGGCATGGATGTTCTGGCCGTTCGCGCCGCCGGTGAAAAGGCGGTGAAATATGCGCGTTCCGGCAAGGGGCCCTACATCCTCGAAATGAAGACCTACCGGTATCGTGGGCACTCCATGTCAGACCCCGCCAAATACCGGAAACGGGAAGAGGTCGACGATATCCGGTCTCACCACGATCCGATTGAAGGGCTCAAAGCACAACTTCTCGAACTCGGACATGCCAGCGAGGACGAGTTGAAGAATATCGACAAGGAGATCAAGGGCATCGTCAAGGAAGCCGCCGATTTCTCCCTCGAGAGCCCTGAACCTGATCCTTCCGAACTCTGGACCGATGTCCTGAAAGACGTCGAGGTCGCCTGA
- a CDS encoding DUF5076 domain-containing protein, whose protein sequence is MSTEKRELKAPPSIDSTQTAQEMIRFWIADNTDHVSLRVGEAADPATEPTMWGFILGDIAKHVTDAFKDHHPEGPEKEDIIKEIVTGFLNRIQFGPRSPGDVKKMGD, encoded by the coding sequence ATGTCGACTGAGAAACGTGAGCTCAAGGCACCGCCGTCGATCGACTCCACCCAAACGGCGCAGGAAATGATCCGCTTCTGGATTGCCGACAATACCGACCATGTCAGCCTGCGGGTGGGCGAAGCAGCCGATCCTGCGACCGAGCCGACGATGTGGGGATTCATCCTGGGTGATATCGCCAAGCATGTGACCGATGCGTTCAAGGACCACCACCCGGAGGGTCCCGAGAAGGAAGACATCATCAAGGAAATCGTGACCGGCTTCCTCAATCGCATTCAGTTCGGCCCGCGTTCGCCGGGCGACGTCAAGAAGATGGGTGACTGA
- a CDS encoding pyruvate dehydrogenase complex dihydrolipoamide acetyltransferase has protein sequence MAINITMPALSPTMEEGTLAKWLVKEGDTVSSGDIIAEIETDKATMEVEAVDEGTVAKILIDAGTEGVKVNEVIAVLAEEGEDAASVQAPAKSDAPKDAAPAQTSEPAKSDEKAPAPAPEKASTPVQEMSKSPLPSANAADGRIKASPLARRIADMKGLDLSALKGTGPRGRIIKRDVEGAKASPAGASAGAVAQPDGLILPQVLDDRIYAPDSYELVPLDGMRKTVAKRLTTSFMQVPHFPLNIDLSLDHLLASRAAINAAAPEGVKVSVNDMLIKAAAMALIDEPDCNASYTDKGIAYHKHAHVSVAVAIDGGLITPVIFNAETKGLAEISEEMKDLASRARERKLKPQEYTGGTFSISNLGMFGIKSFASIINPPEGMILSVGAGEKRAVVDETGNLVARTVLTVTLTCDHRVIGGAEGAKWLQAFKRYVETPEAMLL, from the coding sequence ATGGCTATCAACATCACCATGCCCGCGCTCTCTCCCACGATGGAAGAAGGCACGCTGGCCAAATGGCTCGTGAAGGAAGGCGACACGGTCTCTTCGGGCGACATCATAGCCGAAATCGAGACGGACAAGGCGACGATGGAAGTCGAGGCCGTCGATGAAGGAACTGTCGCAAAGATACTGATTGATGCCGGCACCGAAGGCGTGAAGGTCAATGAAGTGATTGCGGTGCTGGCGGAAGAGGGCGAAGACGCTGCATCCGTCCAGGCGCCCGCCAAGTCGGATGCCCCCAAGGACGCCGCTCCGGCCCAAACATCCGAGCCGGCCAAGTCAGATGAGAAGGCACCGGCACCTGCTCCGGAAAAGGCTTCGACGCCGGTTCAGGAAATGTCAAAGTCCCCATTGCCATCTGCAAACGCAGCCGACGGCCGTATCAAGGCCAGCCCGCTGGCGCGCCGCATCGCCGACATGAAGGGGTTGGACCTGTCCGCCCTGAAGGGCACAGGCCCGCGCGGCCGCATCATCAAGCGGGATGTGGAAGGCGCCAAGGCGTCCCCGGCCGGAGCTTCGGCCGGTGCTGTCGCCCAACCGGATGGTCTGATCCTGCCACAAGTGCTGGATGACCGCATCTATGCCCCGGACAGCTACGAGCTTGTCCCGCTGGATGGCATGCGCAAGACCGTGGCCAAGCGTCTGACCACCAGCTTCATGCAGGTGCCGCATTTCCCGCTGAATATCGATCTCTCGCTGGACCATTTGCTTGCCAGCCGCGCGGCGATCAATGCTGCCGCGCCGGAAGGCGTAAAGGTGTCGGTCAACGACATGTTGATCAAGGCTGCCGCAATGGCGCTGATCGACGAGCCGGATTGCAATGCTTCCTATACCGACAAGGGCATTGCGTATCACAAGCACGCACATGTCTCGGTTGCGGTTGCGATCGATGGCGGTCTGATCACACCGGTGATCTTCAATGCCGAGACCAAGGGGCTCGCCGAGATATCCGAAGAGATGAAGGACCTTGCGAGCCGAGCCCGCGAGCGGAAGCTGAAGCCGCAGGAGTATACCGGTGGCACGTTCAGCATTTCGAACCTCGGCATGTTCGGCATCAAGAGCTTTGCGTCCATCATCAATCCGCCCGAAGGCATGATCCTGTCGGTCGGCGCCGGGGAGAAACGCGCCGTGGTGGACGAGACAGGCAATCTGGTTGCCCGAACCGTGTTGACGGTGACGCTGACATGCGACCACCGCGTGATCGGCGGCGCTGAAGGCGCGAAATGGCTGCAGGCCTTCAAGCGCTATGTCGAAACACCGGAGGCAATGCTGCTCTGA
- a CDS encoding dipeptidase, translated as MKHFFNILPALALAACGANPDAPADAKAGPEGSIAEIHERLLVMDSHLDTPANLSRPGFDIMADNPTRLGQVQVDLPKMQRGGLDGGFWVIYTPQGPLDAASFEAAKQAALTRSDEILEMVAAHPDHFELAETADDVERIVAADRRVVLKSIENAYPIGTDLGLVEEFYNRGVRLIGPVHFRDNQFADSATDLSASDLGGLTPLGEDLVREANRLGMLIDGSHAAGSAVEDIMDLSTTPIVLSHTGVSALYDHPRNISDDLLRRVAADGGVIQINALGSYIEDLEPPAERTAALEALAAEFEGRSMFELSDSERAAYAARREVIDSDYPMPLSSFDVFMEQMQHALEIVGPDHVGMGADWDGGGGVAGMEDVSYLPKVSERLMAEGYSEEDLRKIWGGNLLRVLREAEAARAD; from the coding sequence ATGAAACACTTCTTCAATATCCTGCCGGCCCTGGCTCTGGCAGCCTGTGGGGCAAACCCTGATGCCCCGGCCGACGCAAAAGCCGGGCCGGAGGGCTCAATCGCCGAAATTCATGAACGCCTGCTGGTCATGGATTCGCATCTCGACACGCCTGCAAACCTCTCCCGGCCGGGCTTTGACATCATGGCGGACAATCCGACACGGCTCGGACAGGTACAGGTCGACCTGCCCAAAATGCAGCGGGGCGGCCTCGATGGCGGCTTCTGGGTCATCTATACGCCGCAGGGCCCGCTCGATGCTGCTTCCTTCGAGGCCGCGAAGCAGGCGGCGCTGACGCGGTCTGATGAAATTCTGGAAATGGTGGCTGCGCATCCGGACCATTTTGAGCTCGCTGAAACCGCGGACGATGTCGAGCGCATTGTGGCGGCGGACAGGCGCGTGGTGCTGAAATCCATCGAGAACGCCTATCCGATCGGTACCGATCTCGGTCTGGTCGAGGAATTCTACAATCGCGGCGTCCGCCTCATCGGTCCCGTCCATTTTCGCGACAACCAGTTTGCGGACAGCGCGACCGATCTGTCTGCATCCGACCTTGGCGGGCTGACACCGCTTGGCGAAGACCTTGTCCGCGAAGCCAACCGGCTGGGCATGCTGATTGACGGTTCGCACGCTGCTGGTTCCGCCGTTGAAGACATCATGGACCTCTCGACCACCCCGATCGTGCTGTCTCACACGGGCGTGTCGGCGCTTTACGACCATCCGCGCAACATCTCGGATGACTTGTTGCGCAGGGTGGCAGCGGATGGCGGCGTGATCCAGATCAATGCCCTGGGCTCCTATATCGAAGATCTGGAGCCCCCTGCAGAGCGCACCGCCGCTCTGGAGGCGCTGGCGGCAGAATTCGAGGGGCGCTCGATGTTTGAACTCTCGGATTCGGAGCGCGCAGCCTATGCGGCACGCCGTGAGGTCATTGATTCGGACTACCCGATGCCGCTGTCGAGTTTTGATGTGTTCATGGAGCAGATGCAGCACGCGCTCGAAATCGTCGGGCCCGACCATGTCGGAATGGGCGCCGACTGGGATGGCGGCGGCGGCGTTGCCGGGATGGAGGATGTCTCCTACCTGCCGAAAGTGTCAGAACGCCTGATGGCAGAAGGCTATTCGGAGGAAGATCTCCGGAAAATCTGGGGCGGAAACCTGTTGCGGGTCCTGCGCGAGGCAGAGGCCGCACGGGCAGATTAG
- the eno gene encoding phosphopyruvate hydratase: MSEIIDIHAREILDSRGNPTVEVDVTLEDGSVGRAAVPSGASTGAYEAHEQRDGDTARYLGKGVTKAVDAVNGEIFNELAGLDATEQRMIDMLMIDLDGTENKSRLGANAILGVSMALAKAAAESSAMPLYRYVGGPNARVLPTPMMNIINGGAHADNPIDIQEFMVMPVSADSLADSVRMGAEVFHALKKTLSAAGHNTNVGDEGGFAPNLASTDEAIGFIMKAIEKAGYTPGEDIALALDAASTEFFKNGKYELAGEGKSLGSDEFAAYLADLCARYPIISIEDGMAEDDWDGWVALTESIGDRVQLVGDDLFVTNPDRLSIGLQKGAANSILVKVNQIGTLSETLDAVELAHLHGYTAVMSHRSGETEDATIADLAVATNCGQIKTGSLSRSDRIAKYNQLIRIEEELGPVGIFAGRSRINAA, encoded by the coding sequence ATGAGCGAGATCATCGACATCCACGCCCGGGAAATTCTGGACAGCCGGGGCAACCCGACGGTCGAGGTTGATGTCACGCTGGAAGACGGCTCGGTGGGCCGCGCAGCCGTGCCGTCCGGTGCCTCGACGGGCGCCTATGAGGCCCATGAACAGCGCGACGGCGACACGGCGCGCTATCTGGGCAAGGGTGTGACCAAGGCGGTTGACGCCGTGAATGGGGAAATCTTCAACGAACTGGCCGGCCTCGACGCCACCGAGCAGCGCATGATCGACATGCTGATGATCGATCTCGACGGCACCGAGAACAAATCCCGTCTTGGCGCGAACGCCATTCTGGGCGTGTCCATGGCGCTCGCCAAGGCTGCGGCGGAAAGCTCCGCCATGCCGCTTTACCGCTATGTCGGCGGTCCCAATGCGCGGGTTTTGCCGACCCCGATGATGAACATCATCAATGGCGGCGCGCACGCGGACAATCCGATCGACATCCAGGAATTCATGGTCATGCCGGTCAGCGCCGACAGCCTGGCGGATTCGGTACGGATGGGGGCGGAAGTTTTCCACGCCCTGAAGAAAACGCTCAGCGCGGCAGGCCACAACACCAATGTCGGGGACGAGGGCGGCTTCGCTCCGAACCTGGCGTCGACGGATGAGGCCATCGGCTTCATCATGAAGGCCATCGAGAAGGCGGGTTACACGCCGGGCGAGGATATTGCCCTGGCACTTGACGCCGCCTCGACCGAATTCTTCAAGAACGGCAAGTATGAGCTTGCTGGCGAAGGCAAGTCCCTCGGCTCGGACGAGTTTGCGGCGTACCTGGCCGATCTGTGTGCCCGGTACCCGATCATTTCAATCGAGGACGGCATGGCCGAGGACGATTGGGATGGCTGGGTTGCCCTGACCGAGTCGATCGGGGATCGCGTGCAGCTGGTTGGTGACGATTTGTTCGTGACCAATCCTGACCGCCTGTCCATCGGACTGCAGAAGGGCGCGGCAAACTCCATTCTCGTGAAGGTCAACCAGATCGGCACGCTGTCCGAGACGCTGGACGCTGTGGAGCTGGCCCATTTGCATGGATACACGGCTGTGATGTCCCACCGGTCCGGCGAGACCGAAGATGCCACCATTGCCGACCTGGCCGTCGCCACGAATTGCGGACAGATCAAGACCGGTTCGCTGTCGCGTTCCGACCGGATCGCGAAGTACAACCAGCTGATTCGGATCGAGGAAGAGCTGGGGCCGGTGGGAATCTTCGCCGGACGTTCGCGCATCAACGCAGCCTGA
- a CDS encoding septum formation initiator family protein, whose protein sequence is MRSRFEAVGLSLLVLYFAYHAFAGEKGLGRWSDAQLELEDRKAELVRLEAEITRLRTDIRRLTPGSVDPDFVEAMARDKLAFVYPNEIVLLTSEPSSAN, encoded by the coding sequence ATGAGATCGCGATTCGAGGCCGTCGGCCTGTCCCTCCTTGTGCTCTATTTTGCTTACCACGCCTTTGCGGGGGAGAAGGGTCTTGGCCGCTGGTCAGATGCCCAGCTGGAGCTGGAGGACCGCAAGGCGGAGCTGGTTCGCCTGGAAGCGGAAATCACCCGACTGAGAACCGATATTCGCCGCCTGACACCCGGGTCAGTCGACCCCGATTTCGTGGAAGCCATGGCACGCGACAAGCTGGCCTTCGTTTACCCGAACGAAATTGTTCTCCTGACTTCGGAACCGAGCTCTGCAAATTGA